CGCCGGTCGATCTGAAGGTGACCAGGCTGGCAGATCTCCGCCAACAGCGGCGCACCGACAGCGTGGCATATGGCGGTAAGGCCGCGAACCAGGGTGAGATCATACATGCCCGCGTACCGGGGATCACCATACCCGACGGTTTCTCGATCCCCTTCTATTGGTACGACAAGTTCATGAAGGCCAACGGTCTCGACAAAACGGTAACTGCCCTTTTGGACGATTACGATTTCATCCACAATCCGCGTTATCGGCGCGAAAAACTTGAGGAACTGCGTGCCGCGATAGAAAACGGTCGCTTCGACCCCGCACTTCGGAGACAGGTCATACAGAAATGGCGAACGCTTGGTTTTCGCCCCGTATTTGTCCGCAGTTCGTCAAACGCCGAGGACCTGCCGAACTTTTCGGGGGCCGGGCTTTATTCGAGCGTCCCGAACGTACGAACTCAGGCCGCTCTTATCAACGCGGTCAAGAAGGTCTGGGCTTCGCTGTGGAAGGCTCAGGCCTACGAGGCCCGGGTTCGAAATTACGTTAGCCAGACAGACGTTTATATGTCTGCCCTTATCCAGGTCGGCGTAGACATGCAAAAGGGCGGGGTCCTGATAACCAAGGATCCGTTCAATAACACCAAAGGCGATGCCGTTTACATAAGCGCGGTATGCGGCCACAATTCGCGTGTAGTTAACAACTCAGGGCTGCCCGAACAAGTGCTTTACTTGCCGGGCTCTGATTCCATCTCGGTGATGACGCTTTCGGATCAGGAAAACTCGCTTAGATTTGACATCCGCGGAGCTCTCAAACAGACCAATGATAAATGTGCAGATCCGCAGGGCCGCGTCCTGACCGACACACAGATCCGATCGCTGGCGCGTTCGGCGATGACGATAAGCGATGTCTTTGGCTCGGGCGCACAGGATATTGAATGGGGTATATTGGCGAATAAGATCTACGTCGTACAGGCCCGGCCATACATCGATTCGGTAAAGCCGTTCGAAAACAATTCGGCACAGCCTTGAAGTACAATAGAAGAAATTATGAAATTACCAGCTGCAATGATGATCGCTTTCTCGGTTCTCGGGTGCGGGACTTCCGGTACACCGGTCGCCCAAAACTCTGAGGCAAATTCTGCTTCGGGACCGATGCGTACCGAAAGGGCGCGGTCGACCATCGATCACACGACCGAAAATCAAACGCCCAAGGGCCCCGCGTCTAATTCGAATTCGACCGGCGGAAAATGGTCGCAGAGCGGTGAACCGATAGACACCAAACCGTTCGATGACGCGATCGCGGCTGCCGAGAGATCGCTGAAGGCGAAGTCGTCAGACCCGGTCGCGAAACTCGCCGCCGCCGATGCATATTTCAAGCGAGGGTTTGCTCTGACCGAAGCACGCCAATATGCCTCCGCGCTTGGCGATTACCGCCGGGCATTGAAGATACTTCCTGATCACGAAGACTCGCTGAAATGGGAGAAACAGATAATCGGCATCTATGAAATGATGAAAAAGGACTATCCGAAACCGGGCGAAGAACCGCCGCCGCTTCCTTTCAAGGGTGAAAAAGGCACGATCTAAAATGCCGAGAACGATCACCTTCGCGCTCGCTGCCGCTGCTATTTGTTTGCTTGCTTCAAGCCAAACGATGTCGCAGGCACCGACAAGGATAAACTTTGCCCGGGGTTCGACCTCGGCCTTGGTTACCGGCAGGTTAAGCGGATATGAGGAGCAGAGATCATTTGTACTGAGAGTCAGGTCGGGTCAGACGATACGTACCTGGCAACCTGGCGATCCGGGTCCGATCACGATCGCGATCGCCGACCCGGACGGCAATGATGTCGGCGACATGGACGCGTCATGCAATAACCGCCGGGAGGTTTCGCCCACCAAGGCCGGAGATTATGTCCTCACGGTCGTTGAGTGCAGAAAAGCGGACGAATGGCGTGGCCGCTTCAATTTCCGCGTCAGCGTCAAATAGACAAACCGCCCTTCAAGGCTCTAAACTATCGGTTTTGCGATAACATACATTTTTTACCTATTGGAGACGACTTTAACAGAATGGCACTTTCAGCAAACGATATCAGAAAGGGAATGGTGATCCTCCATGAGGGCGTTCCGGTAAAGGTGATGGAATTTCACCATCACACGCCGGGCAACCTGCGAGCGATGGTTCAGGCAAGGCTTCGAAACCTGTTGACGGGCAATTCATTCGAATTCCGGTTTCGCTCGAACGACACCCTTGAGCGCGTGATCCTCGATCAGCAGAAAATGGAATATTTGTATTCAGATGGCTCTCATCACCATTTCATGAATCAGGAAAACTATGAGCAGGTCGCGTTGACCGAAGACGAATTGGGCGACGCGGCGCAATGGCTGATGGCGGGGCTCAAGATCGAGGTCGAATTCTACAACGGAACCCCGATCGGGGTAACTCTGCCGGCTTCGATGGAATTGACGGTCACGCAGACCGAACCGCAGCTTAAGGGTGCGACCGCTTCGAATTCGAATAAGCCGGCGACGCTGGAAAACGGGGTAACGCTTTACGTTCCGCCATTTATCGCCGAAGGAGAAAAGATCCGCGTCAACCCGACCGAAGCTAAGTATATGGAACGGGTCAAGTAATCTGGCGTAACCTTCGATCAGCACTTAAAATGTGCCGAGCCGTTGACGGGCTTTAGCCTCAATACTATTGTTGGGCTAAAGCCCTATCTATTTCTGAGAAAAGATATCCGTCGGCTGAAGCAGTTGGCAATTGAATGTACCTTTTATATTCGATCGCGTACTCGATAGTTTTTCTTTTAATGCTTCCGGCATTTCTTCTTCGGCGCCAGAAATACGCATCAGGCTTTAAGCAGCGTCTCGGCAGCTATCCCAGCTTCGACCAGGACGAACGAAAAGTTATCTGGCTTCATTGTGTTTCCGTCGGCGAAGCGAATGCCGCGCGTCCGCTCGTCGATAAGCTGCTCGCCGATCTTCCGGCTCATCGGCTTGTGATCTCGACCGTGACAAAGACGGGACAGGACCTGGCGAAAACGATCTTCGCCGACAAAGCGGATGCGGTCTTCTACTTCCCTTACGATTGGAGATTCAGCGTCCGAAAAGCTCTCGCAAACTACCGACCATCACTTGTTCTCCTGATGGAAACTGAGATCTGGCCGCGATTTATCCACGAAGCAAAGCTCGCGGGTTCTAAGGTAGCAATCGTAAACGGCCGTCTGTCGGAGACTTCGGCTCATAGATATGCAAACCTCCGCGCTTTTATCAAACGCGTGCTCTCTGATATTGATGCCGCATTGATGCAGGGCGAAGCTGATGCAAGAAGGCTGATGTCGCTTGGCATGGCCCCTTCGCGCGTGACCGTCACCGGCAACCTCAAGTTTGATATCACGGTCTCGCCCGACGACCACGCGATCGCTTCGCACCTTGACGAACGGTTTCATTTCGACGGCGAGCGGCCGGTCATCGCCGCTGCGAGTACACACGAGCCCGAAGAACGCTGGATTCTCGAAGCTTATTGTTCGCTCATGAATGATGACAAGCCGCTCAAGCCGCGGCTGCTGATCGCCCCTCGGCACCCTGAGAGGTTCGAGTCGGTCGTCCAACTGCTTCGCGAATTTCGTGACGACCCGTCGTGTGAGTATCCGCGATATAGTTTCGCTCGTCGTTCCTCTGAACCGGAAAATGGTGATAGGACCGCCGATGTCATTCTGCTGGACAGTATCGGCGAACTTCGTGCCGCATACTCTCTTTGCAATATAGTTTTCGTTGGCGGATCGCTGATCCCGCATGGCGGTCAGAGCGTTCTCGAACCGGCAGCTGTCGGAAAGGCCGTCATCACCGGGCCATATACGCATAATTTTGCCGATGTCGTCAGAGTTTTCCTGGGCAATAGTGCTTTGATCCAATTACCCGTAGTTCAAGATGTATTAAAGGCAGACGAGCTTTTTCTCGCCCTCTCCGATCTGCTCGAATCGCCGAAAACGATCGCCGAACTGGGGCACAACGCCAA
The DNA window shown above is from Chloracidobacterium sp. and carries:
- a CDS encoding PEP/pyruvate-binding domain-containing protein; this encodes MRFSKHRDLFSILLAMTLAFGALVETAGAQEGSSIAEGPKSETPLNSIGSVGSQVEFDSIARTYHQGTPYSLPHAMFVIDRRDGNKIYYVNSLRFRFHKDFLYATYLAPLGADVFKPVYIDEDRRFIVGSVAWQRTVERFTWELWEGDMATAEHIKTANDVINKTFFTAVAFKPNSSHQQDASANLEIARILQSDINRNQEYLALNTGRAVGRLHIIDKLDDTVEIGDNEIVVLKELPISLPPVRGIIVAKPSSPLSHVNVLAKGWGIPNVYIKDADKLFADKNTFVWELEATLTGYKLNPVDAEKLKTAFVSPDQQVPPVDLKVTRLADLRQQRRTDSVAYGGKAANQGEIIHARVPGITIPDGFSIPFYWYDKFMKANGLDKTVTALLDDYDFIHNPRYRREKLEELRAAIENGRFDPALRRQVIQKWRTLGFRPVFVRSSSNAEDLPNFSGAGLYSSVPNVRTQAALINAVKKVWASLWKAQAYEARVRNYVSQTDVYMSALIQVGVDMQKGGVLITKDPFNNTKGDAVYISAVCGHNSRVVNNSGLPEQVLYLPGSDSISVMTLSDQENSLRFDIRGALKQTNDKCADPQGRVLTDTQIRSLARSAMTISDVFGSGAQDIEWGILANKIYVVQARPYIDSVKPFENNSAQP
- a CDS encoding tetratricopeptide repeat protein, which encodes MKLPAAMMIAFSVLGCGTSGTPVAQNSEANSASGPMRTERARSTIDHTTENQTPKGPASNSNSTGGKWSQSGEPIDTKPFDDAIAAAERSLKAKSSDPVAKLAAADAYFKRGFALTEARQYASALGDYRRALKILPDHEDSLKWEKQIIGIYEMMKKDYPKPGEEPPPLPFKGEKGTI
- the efp gene encoding elongation factor P → MALSANDIRKGMVILHEGVPVKVMEFHHHTPGNLRAMVQARLRNLLTGNSFEFRFRSNDTLERVILDQQKMEYLYSDGSHHHFMNQENYEQVALTEDELGDAAQWLMAGLKIEVEFYNGTPIGVTLPASMELTVTQTEPQLKGATASNSNKPATLENGVTLYVPPFIAEGEKIRVNPTEAKYMERVK
- a CDS encoding 3-deoxy-D-manno-octulosonic acid transferase, which translates into the protein MYLLYSIAYSIVFLLMLPAFLLRRQKYASGFKQRLGSYPSFDQDERKVIWLHCVSVGEANAARPLVDKLLADLPAHRLVISTVTKTGQDLAKTIFADKADAVFYFPYDWRFSVRKALANYRPSLVLLMETEIWPRFIHEAKLAGSKVAIVNGRLSETSAHRYANLRAFIKRVLSDIDAALMQGEADARRLMSLGMAPSRVTVTGNLKFDITVSPDDHAIASHLDERFHFDGERPVIAAASTHEPEERWILEAYCSLMNDDKPLKPRLLIAPRHPERFESVVQLLREFRDDPSCEYPRYSFARRSSEPENGDRTADVILLDSIGELRAAYSLCNIVFVGGSLIPHGGQSVLEPAAVGKAVITGPYTHNFADVVRVFLGNSALIQLPVVQDVLKADELFLALSDLLESPKTIAELGHNAKAVMNANRGATESTVKSLRVIISKS